From Streptomyces sp. GSL17-111, one genomic window encodes:
- a CDS encoding MerR family transcriptional regulator: MVAVDVAAGRSVAAADGSEVSARERPIGEEARAAGTTSRTLRHYDAIGLLPPSRTGPGGQHPYDEAALVRLQRVRLLRDLGLGPTETAKALDGERDADTAAFVRDAVRAYAERVR; encoded by the coding sequence GTGGTTGCGGTTGACGTCGCGGCAGGGCGTAGCGTCGCCGCCGCCGACGGATCGGAGGTCTCGGCGAGGGAACGGCCCATCGGAGAAGAGGCCCGCGCGGCGGGAACGACCAGCCGCACCCTGCGGCACTACGACGCGATCGGCCTGCTGCCGCCCAGCCGGACCGGACCCGGCGGCCAGCACCCCTACGACGAGGCGGCCCTGGTGCGGCTGCAGCGCGTCCGCCTCCTGCGCGACCTCGGCCTCGGCCCGACGGAGACCGCGAAGGCCCTGGACGGGGAGCGCGACGCGGACACGGCGGCGTTCGTGCGCGACGCCGTGCGCGCCTACGCCGAGCGCGTCCGGTAG
- the argC gene encoding N-acetyl-gamma-glutamyl-phosphate reductase, which translates to MAISVAVAGASGYAGGELLRLLLQHPDVRIGALTGNANAGRELGELQPQLAPLADRRLEATTAEVLAGHDVVFLALPHGESAAVARQLGTAADDPLIVDCGADFRLTDADAWQRFYGTPHAGTWPYGLPELPGARDGLRGARRIAVPGCYPTAVSLALFPAYAAGLTEPEAVVVAATGTSGAGKALKPHLLGSEVMGAMSPYGVGGVHRHTPEMTQNLSAVAGEPVTVSFTPTLAPMPRGILATCSAKARPGVTAQRLREAYAKALADEPFVRLLPEGRWPSTAHVYGANTVLLQVALDEAAGRVVVVSALDNLTKGTAGGAVQSMNIALGRPEEQGLTTNGVAP; encoded by the coding sequence ATGGCGATCAGCGTGGCAGTGGCGGGGGCGAGCGGGTACGCGGGAGGGGAACTCCTGCGCCTCCTGCTCCAGCACCCCGACGTGCGCATCGGAGCCCTGACCGGCAACGCGAACGCCGGCCGTGAGCTCGGCGAGCTGCAGCCGCAGCTCGCTCCGCTGGCCGACCGCAGGCTGGAGGCCACCACGGCCGAGGTGCTGGCCGGGCACGACGTCGTGTTCCTCGCCCTGCCGCACGGCGAGTCGGCGGCCGTGGCGCGGCAGCTCGGCACCGCGGCCGACGACCCGCTGATCGTCGACTGCGGGGCCGACTTCCGGCTCACCGACGCGGACGCCTGGCAGCGCTTCTACGGCACCCCGCACGCCGGGACGTGGCCCTACGGACTGCCGGAACTGCCCGGCGCCCGGGACGGGCTGCGCGGCGCCCGCCGGATCGCCGTCCCCGGCTGCTACCCGACGGCCGTCAGCCTCGCGCTCTTCCCCGCCTACGCGGCCGGGCTCACCGAGCCGGAGGCCGTCGTCGTCGCGGCGACCGGCACCTCGGGGGCGGGCAAGGCGCTCAAGCCGCACCTGCTCGGCAGCGAGGTCATGGGCGCGATGAGTCCCTACGGCGTCGGCGGCGTCCACCGGCACACCCCGGAGATGACGCAGAACCTCTCCGCCGTGGCGGGCGAGCCGGTCACGGTCTCCTTCACCCCCACGCTCGCGCCGATGCCGCGCGGCATCCTCGCGACCTGCTCGGCGAAGGCCCGGCCCGGCGTCACCGCGCAGCGGCTGCGCGAGGCGTACGCGAAGGCGCTCGCCGACGAGCCGTTCGTCCGGCTGCTGCCGGAGGGTCGCTGGCCGTCCACCGCGCACGTGTACGGGGCGAACACGGTGCTGCTCCAGGTCGCGCTGGACGAGGCCGCCGGGCGCGTCGTCGTCGTCTCCGCCCTCGACAACCTCACCAAGGGCACCGCCGGCGGCGCGGTGCAGAGCATGAACATCGCCCTCGGACGGCCCGAGGAGCAGGGACTCACCACGAACGGAGTCGCACCATGA
- the argJ gene encoding bifunctional glutamate N-acetyltransferase/amino-acid acetyltransferase ArgJ — protein MSVTAAKGFAAAGVAAGLKDSGAPDVALVVNTGPRLAAAGVFTGNRVKAAPVLWSQQVLSGGQVSAVVLNSGGANACTGPLGFQDTHATAEKAAEVLGVNAAEVAVASTGLIGLRLPMDRLLPGIATAAEELSPHGGEKAAIAIKTTDTVHKTAVAEGPGWTVGGMAKGAGMLAPGLATMLVVLTTDADVPAADLDAALRAATRTTFDRVDSDGCMSTNDTVLLLASGASGVVPEAPQFAEAVRAVCDDLAQQLVRDAEGASKDIRIEVVNAADEDEAVDVARSIARNNLLKCALHGEDPNWGRVLSAIGTTSATFEPDELNVAINGVWVCKNGSVGEDRELVDMRYREVRITADLAAGPHSAVVWTNDLTADYVHENSAYST, from the coding sequence ATGAGCGTGACGGCGGCCAAGGGGTTCGCGGCGGCGGGTGTCGCCGCCGGGCTCAAGGACAGCGGCGCCCCGGACGTGGCGCTCGTCGTCAACACCGGCCCGCGTCTGGCGGCGGCGGGCGTCTTCACCGGCAACCGGGTGAAGGCCGCCCCGGTGCTGTGGTCGCAGCAGGTGCTCAGCGGCGGGCAGGTCTCCGCCGTCGTCCTCAACTCCGGCGGCGCCAACGCCTGCACCGGCCCGCTCGGCTTCCAGGACACCCACGCCACCGCCGAGAAGGCCGCCGAGGTCCTGGGGGTGAACGCGGCCGAGGTCGCCGTCGCCTCCACCGGGCTCATCGGCCTGCGGCTGCCGATGGACAGGCTGCTGCCGGGGATCGCCACGGCGGCGGAGGAGCTCTCCCCGCACGGCGGCGAGAAGGCCGCCATCGCCATCAAGACGACCGACACCGTGCACAAGACGGCCGTCGCGGAGGGCCCCGGCTGGACGGTCGGGGGCATGGCCAAGGGCGCGGGGATGCTCGCGCCGGGCCTGGCCACGATGCTCGTCGTCCTCACCACCGACGCCGACGTTCCGGCCGCCGACCTCGACGCCGCGCTCCGGGCCGCCACCCGCACCACGTTCGACCGGGTGGACTCCGACGGCTGCATGTCCACCAACGACACGGTCCTCCTGCTGGCCTCCGGCGCCTCCGGCGTCGTCCCCGAGGCGCCGCAGTTCGCCGAGGCCGTCCGGGCCGTCTGCGACGACCTGGCCCAGCAGCTCGTCCGCGACGCCGAGGGCGCCTCCAAGGACATCCGCATCGAGGTGGTGAACGCCGCCGACGAGGACGAGGCCGTCGACGTCGCCCGGTCGATCGCGCGCAACAACCTCCTCAAGTGCGCCCTCCACGGTGAGGACCCGAACTGGGGCCGGGTGCTGTCCGCCATCGGCACGACGTCCGCCACCTTCGAGCCCGACGAGCTCAACGTCGCCATCAACGGCGTCTGGGTCTGCAAGAACGGTTCCGTCGGCGAGGACCGCGAGCTGGTCGACATGCGGTACCGCGAGGTCCGCATCACCGCCGACCTGGCCGCCGGCCCGCACTCCGCCGTCGTGTGGACCAACGACCTGACCGCCGACTACGTCCACGAGAACAGCGCCTACTCGACATGA
- the argB gene encoding acetylglutamate kinase, whose amino-acid sequence MSTRQHTALPKARTLIEALPWLTRHHGRTVVIKFGGNAMVDEELKAAFAQDVVFLRHAGLRPVVVHGGGPQISAQLDRLGLTSEFKAGLRVTTPETMDVVRMVLAGQVQRELVGLLNQHGPLAVGMTGEDAHLMTATKRWADVDGERVDIGRVGDVSAVEPGAVRALLDDGRIPVISSIARSADDEHVYNVNADTAAAALAAALGAETLMVLTDVEGLYADWPRSDDVISRLTVSELEKLLPDLASGMVPKMEGCLHAVRQGVRTARVIDGRVQHAILLEIFTDEGIGTMVVPDEGEKA is encoded by the coding sequence ATGAGCACGCGTCAGCACACCGCCCTGCCGAAGGCCCGCACGCTCATCGAGGCGCTGCCCTGGCTCACCCGGCACCACGGCAGGACGGTCGTCATCAAGTTCGGCGGCAACGCCATGGTCGACGAGGAGCTGAAGGCCGCCTTCGCGCAGGACGTCGTCTTCCTGCGCCACGCCGGGCTGCGCCCCGTCGTCGTCCACGGCGGCGGCCCCCAGATCAGCGCCCAGCTCGACCGGCTCGGCCTCACCTCCGAGTTCAAGGCCGGGCTGCGGGTGACGACGCCCGAGACCATGGACGTCGTCCGCATGGTGCTGGCCGGGCAGGTCCAGCGTGAGCTGGTCGGCCTGCTCAACCAGCACGGGCCGCTGGCCGTCGGCATGACCGGCGAGGACGCCCACCTCATGACCGCCACCAAGCGCTGGGCGGACGTCGACGGCGAGCGGGTGGACATCGGCCGCGTGGGCGACGTGTCGGCCGTCGAACCGGGCGCCGTCCGGGCCCTGCTGGACGACGGCCGCATCCCGGTCATCTCCTCCATCGCCCGCAGCGCGGACGACGAGCACGTCTACAACGTCAACGCCGACACGGCCGCCGCCGCCCTGGCCGCCGCGCTCGGCGCGGAGACGCTGATGGTCCTCACCGACGTCGAGGGGCTGTACGCGGACTGGCCCCGCAGCGACGACGTCATCAGCAGACTCACCGTCAGCGAGCTGGAGAAGCTGCTGCCCGACCTGGCCAGTGGCATGGTGCCCAAGATGGAGGGCTGTCTGCACGCCGTGCGGCAGGGCGTGCGGACGGCCCGGGTCATCGACGGACGGGTCCAGCACGCCATCCTGCTGGAGATCTTCACGGACGAGGGAATCGGCACCATGGTGGTGCCCGACGAGGGGGAGAAGGCATGA
- a CDS encoding acetylornithine transaminase, producing the protein MITGAIGAAGGSVTGSGPGSGPGTGNAALTRRWQGALMDNYGTPRIPLTHGEGARLWDADGKEYLDFVGGIAVTSLGTGHPAVVRAVSDQVATLGHVSNLFIAEPTVALAERLLELAGRPGAVYFANSGAEAVEAAVKIGRRTGRTHMVATEGGFHGRTMGALALTGQPQKQDPFRPLPGDVTHVPYGDVEALRAAVTEETALFVVEPVQGENGVVVPPEGYLAAAREITRATGTLLVVDEIQTGIGRTGHWFACQAQGVEPDVITLAKGLGAGLPLGATLAFGDAAGLLTPGQHGSTFGGNPVACAAGLAVLETIAADGLLAHVQRVGSQLRDGIWALGHPLIDRVRGAGLLLGIVLTEPVAARAQQAAQDAGFLVNAVAPDVVRLAPPLIISEAEADALVRALPAVLDAADPARSAR; encoded by the coding sequence ATGATCACCGGTGCGATCGGCGCGGCCGGCGGCAGCGTCACCGGGAGCGGTCCCGGCAGCGGGCCCGGCACGGGGAACGCCGCCCTCACCCGGCGCTGGCAGGGCGCCCTCATGGACAACTACGGCACGCCCCGCATTCCCCTGACGCACGGGGAGGGGGCCCGGCTCTGGGACGCCGACGGCAAGGAGTACCTGGACTTCGTCGGCGGCATCGCCGTCACGTCCCTCGGTACCGGCCACCCCGCCGTCGTCCGCGCCGTCTCCGACCAGGTCGCCACGCTCGGGCACGTCTCCAACCTCTTCATCGCCGAGCCGACGGTCGCCCTCGCCGAGCGGCTCCTGGAGCTGGCGGGCCGGCCCGGCGCCGTCTACTTCGCCAACTCCGGCGCCGAGGCGGTCGAGGCGGCCGTCAAGATCGGACGGCGCACCGGGCGCACGCACATGGTCGCCACCGAGGGCGGCTTCCACGGCCGCACCATGGGCGCGCTCGCCCTCACCGGCCAGCCGCAGAAGCAGGACCCCTTCCGGCCGCTGCCCGGCGACGTCACCCACGTCCCCTACGGCGACGTGGAGGCGCTGCGGGCGGCCGTCACCGAGGAGACGGCGCTGTTCGTCGTCGAGCCGGTCCAGGGCGAGAACGGCGTCGTCGTTCCGCCCGAGGGCTACCTCGCCGCCGCGCGGGAGATCACCCGGGCGACCGGCACGCTGCTGGTCGTCGACGAGATCCAGACCGGTATCGGCCGGACCGGACACTGGTTCGCCTGCCAGGCCCAGGGCGTCGAGCCGGACGTCATCACGTTGGCCAAGGGCCTGGGCGCGGGCCTGCCCCTCGGCGCCACCCTGGCCTTCGGCGACGCGGCCGGGCTGCTGACGCCCGGTCAGCACGGCTCCACGTTCGGTGGCAACCCCGTCGCCTGCGCGGCCGGGCTGGCGGTGCTGGAGACGATCGCGGCCGACGGGCTGCTCGCTCACGTCCAGCGGGTGGGCTCCCAACTCCGTGACGGAATCTGGGCTTTGGGACACCCTTTGATCGACCGGGTCCGCGGTGCCGGGCTGCTGCTGGGTATCGTGCTCACCGAGCCCGTGGCCGCCCGGGCGCAGCAGGCGGCTCAGGACGCGGGATTCCTGGTGAACGCGGTCGCCCCGGACGTCGTCCGGCTGGCGCCGCCGCTGATCATCTCGGAAGCCGAGGCGGACGCCCTCGTGCGGGCGCTCCCCGCCGTCCTGGATGCCGCGGACCCCGCACGATCAGCCCGATGA
- a CDS encoding arginine repressor: MTEEPLSGPAVPQTRTARHRRIVDILGRQAVRSQSQLAKLLADDGLSVTQATLSRDLDELGAVKIRNTGGELIYAVPGEGGDRTPRAPLGESATEGRMARLAGELMISAEASANLVVLRTPPGAAQFLASAIDQAGVHEIIGTIAGDDTLLLISRAPDGGQALADHLLTLAQRHR, from the coding sequence ATGACCGAGGAGCCCCTCAGCGGACCGGCCGTGCCGCAGACGCGCACGGCCCGGCATCGCCGGATCGTGGACATCCTCGGGCGGCAGGCCGTCCGCTCGCAGAGCCAGCTCGCCAAGCTGCTCGCCGACGACGGCCTGTCCGTCACCCAGGCCACGCTCTCGCGCGACCTGGACGAGCTGGGGGCGGTGAAGATCCGCAACACCGGCGGCGAGCTGATCTACGCCGTGCCCGGCGAGGGCGGCGACCGCACGCCCCGCGCCCCGCTCGGCGAGTCGGCGACCGAGGGCCGCATGGCGCGGCTGGCCGGGGAGCTGATGATCTCCGCCGAGGCCTCGGCCAACCTCGTCGTCCTGCGCACGCCGCCCGGCGCCGCGCAGTTCCTCGCCTCGGCCATCGACCAGGCGGGCGTGCACGAGATCATCGGCACCATCGCCGGTGACGACACGCTGCTGCTCATCAGCCGCGCGCCGGACGGCGGCCAGGCCCTCGCGGACCACCTCCTGACCCTGGCCCAGCGCCACCGGTAG
- a CDS encoding RidA family protein translates to MPRRHVVPSLFPPPGYAHAAVVEAGERLVFTAGGVPLDAEGELVGPGDRPVQTRRVLANLDAALREAGSALEHVVATEVYVVAERDEDLYAVWDEVRASGLSTGPHASTLLGIARLGYPGQLVEITAVATVPERP, encoded by the coding sequence ATGCCGCGCCGCCACGTCGTCCCCTCCCTGTTCCCCCCGCCCGGCTACGCCCACGCGGCCGTCGTCGAGGCGGGGGAGCGGCTGGTGTTCACCGCGGGCGGCGTGCCGCTGGACGCCGAGGGCGAGCTCGTCGGCCCCGGGGACCGTCCCGTCCAGACGCGGCGGGTGCTGGCCAACCTGGACGCGGCGCTGCGGGAGGCGGGCAGCGCCCTGGAGCACGTCGTCGCCACGGAGGTCTACGTCGTGGCCGAGCGGGACGAGGACCTGTACGCCGTCTGGGACGAGGTGCGGGCCTCGGGCCTGTCCACCGGGCCGCACGCCTCCACGCTGCTCGGCATCGCGCGCCTCGGCTACCCCGGGCAGTTGGTGGAGATCACCGCCGTGGCGACGGTGCCTGAGCGGCCCTGA
- a CDS encoding pyridoxamine 5'-phosphate oxidase family protein: MGQRHERIEGRLRAFIEEQPVFFTATAPLAADGTVNLSPKGLRGSLAVLDAHTVAYLDYAGSNAETIAHLRENGRITLMWCAFTGPPNIVRVHGRGEPVFRDDPRFPGLLAHFPHADGARHGLRAVIVVAAEHIRDTCGYAVPFMTYDEDRSLHRSRFERETDETLDAYFRKKPDVPTSVDGLPGLPLPLPPLPPGPPDPAAP; this comes from the coding sequence ATGGGTCAACGCCACGAACGGATCGAGGGCAGGCTGCGGGCGTTCATCGAGGAGCAGCCCGTCTTCTTCACCGCCACCGCACCACTCGCCGCCGACGGCACGGTCAACCTCTCCCCCAAGGGCCTGCGCGGTTCGCTCGCCGTCCTGGACGCCCACACCGTCGCCTACCTCGACTACGCGGGCAGCAACGCCGAGACCATCGCCCATCTGCGCGAGAACGGCCGGATCACGCTGATGTGGTGCGCGTTCACCGGCCCGCCGAACATCGTCCGCGTCCACGGGCGCGGCGAGCCCGTCTTCCGGGACGACCCCCGCTTCCCCGGGCTGCTCGCCCACTTCCCGCACGCCGACGGCGCCCGGCACGGCCTGCGCGCCGTGATCGTCGTCGCCGCCGAGCACATCCGCGACACCTGCGGGTACGCCGTGCCGTTCATGACGTACGACGAGGACCGGTCCCTGCACCGCTCCCGGTTCGAGCGGGAGACGGACGAGACGCTGGACGCCTACTTCCGCAAGAAACCGGACGTCCCCACGAGCGTGGACGGGCTGCCGGGCCTCCCCCTGCCCCTGCCGCCGCTGCCGCCCGGGCCGCCGGACCCGGCCGCGCCGTAG
- a CDS encoding argininosuccinate synthase, whose translation MTERVVLAYSGGLDTSVCIGWIAEETGAEVIAVAVDVGQGGEDLDVIRKRALACGAVEAEVADAKDEFADEYCLPAVKANALYMDRYPLVSALSRPVIVKHLVAAAKKHGATTVAHGCTGKGNDQVRFEAGISSLAPDLTCIAPVRDYAMTRDKAIAFCEEKNLPIATTKKSPYSIDQNVFGRAVETGFLEDIWNAPIEDVYEYTENPAAAREADEVVITFKEGVPVALDGKPVTVLQAVQQLNERAGAQGIGRIDMVEDRLVGIKSREVYEAPGAIALITAHQELENVTVERELARYKRQVEQRWGELVYDGLWFSPLKRALDGFIDEANAHVSGDIRMTLHGGRAVVTGRRSEASLYDFNLATYDSGDTFDQSLSKGFIELFGMSSKIAAKRDLAQ comes from the coding sequence GTGACCGAGCGCGTCGTACTCGCCTACTCCGGCGGCCTGGACACCTCCGTCTGTATCGGATGGATCGCGGAGGAGACCGGGGCCGAGGTCATCGCCGTCGCCGTGGACGTCGGCCAGGGCGGGGAGGACCTGGACGTCATCCGCAAGCGCGCGCTCGCCTGCGGGGCGGTCGAGGCCGAGGTCGCGGACGCCAAGGACGAGTTCGCCGACGAGTACTGCCTGCCGGCGGTGAAGGCCAACGCCCTCTACATGGACCGGTACCCCCTCGTCTCCGCCCTCTCCCGGCCCGTCATCGTCAAGCACCTGGTGGCCGCCGCGAAGAAGCACGGCGCCACCACCGTCGCCCACGGGTGCACCGGCAAGGGCAACGACCAGGTGCGGTTCGAGGCCGGCATCTCCTCCCTCGCTCCCGACCTCACCTGCATCGCCCCCGTCCGGGACTACGCGATGACCCGGGACAAGGCGATCGCCTTCTGCGAGGAGAAGAACCTCCCGATCGCGACGACCAAGAAGTCCCCGTACTCGATCGACCAGAACGTCTTCGGCCGGGCCGTGGAGACCGGCTTCCTGGAGGACATCTGGAACGCCCCGATCGAGGACGTCTACGAGTACACGGAGAACCCGGCCGCCGCCCGGGAGGCCGACGAGGTGGTCATCACCTTCAAGGAGGGCGTCCCCGTCGCCCTGGACGGCAAGCCCGTCACCGTCCTCCAGGCCGTCCAGCAGCTCAACGAGCGGGCCGGTGCGCAGGGGATCGGCCGGATCGACATGGTCGAGGACCGGCTGGTGGGCATCAAGTCCCGTGAGGTCTACGAGGCGCCCGGCGCCATCGCGCTGATCACCGCCCACCAGGAGCTGGAGAACGTCACCGTCGAGCGGGAGCTGGCGCGCTACAAGCGGCAGGTCGAGCAGCGGTGGGGCGAGCTGGTCTACGACGGCCTGTGGTTCTCCCCGCTCAAGCGGGCGCTGGACGGCTTCATCGACGAGGCCAACGCCCACGTCAGCGGTGACATCCGGATGACGCTGCACGGCGGCCGGGCCGTCGTCACCGGACGGCGCTCCGAGGCGTCGCTGTACGACTTCAACCTCGCCACCTACGACTCCGGCGACACCTTCGACCAGTCGCTGTCCAAGGGCTTCATCGAGCTCTTCGGCATGTCGAGCAAGATCGCCGCGAAGCGGGACCTCGCGCAGTAA
- the argH gene encoding argininosuccinate lyase — translation MTNGIEQAEGGDVRLWGGRFADGPSEALARLSASVHFDWRLAPYDIAGSRAHARVLHTAGLLTAEELERMLAGLDRLEADVADGSFTGTIADEDVHTALERGLLERLGPDLGGKLRAGRSRNDQVATLFRMYLRDHARIIGGLITDLQEALTGLAEAHPDVAMPGRTHLQHAQPVLFAHHVLAHVQALGRNAERLRQWDARTAVSPYGSGALAGSSLGLDPEAVAADLGFEHGSAANSIDGTASRDFVAEFAFITAMIGVDLSRIAEEIIIWNTKEFSFVTLHDAFSTGSSIMPQKKNPDIAELARGKSGRLIGNLTGLLATLKALPLAYNRDLQEDKEPVFDSCDQLEVLLPAFTGMMATLTVNRERMAELAPAGFSLATDIAEWLVRQGVPFRVAHEVAGACVKECERTGIELEELTDEQFAAISPHLTPEVRGVLNVPGALASRSGRGGTAPEAVAAQLAEVKADLVKQREWASAKG, via the coding sequence ATGACCAACGGAATCGAGCAGGCCGAGGGCGGCGACGTGCGGCTGTGGGGCGGACGCTTCGCGGACGGCCCCTCCGAGGCGCTGGCCAGGCTCAGCGCCTCCGTGCACTTCGACTGGCGGCTCGCGCCCTACGACATCGCCGGCTCCCGGGCCCACGCCCGGGTGCTCCACACCGCCGGACTGCTCACGGCCGAGGAGCTGGAACGCATGCTGGCCGGCCTGGACCGGCTGGAGGCGGACGTCGCCGACGGCTCGTTCACCGGGACGATCGCCGACGAGGACGTGCACACCGCGCTGGAACGCGGCCTGCTGGAGCGGCTCGGCCCCGACCTCGGCGGCAAGCTGCGCGCCGGGCGCTCCCGCAACGACCAGGTCGCCACGCTCTTCCGCATGTACCTGCGCGACCACGCCCGGATCATCGGCGGGCTGATCACCGACCTGCAGGAGGCGCTGACCGGACTCGCCGAGGCGCACCCGGACGTCGCGATGCCCGGGCGCACCCACCTCCAGCACGCGCAGCCGGTGCTCTTCGCCCACCACGTGCTCGCCCACGTCCAGGCGCTCGGCCGGAACGCCGAGCGGCTGCGCCAGTGGGACGCCCGCACCGCCGTCTCGCCCTACGGCTCCGGCGCTCTGGCCGGTTCCTCCCTCGGGCTCGACCCGGAGGCCGTCGCGGCCGACCTCGGTTTCGAGCACGGCTCGGCCGCCAACTCCATCGACGGCACGGCCTCCCGCGACTTCGTCGCCGAGTTCGCCTTCATCACCGCGATGATCGGGGTCGACCTCTCCCGGATCGCCGAGGAGATCATCATCTGGAACACGAAGGAGTTCTCCTTCGTGACCCTGCACGACGCCTTCTCGACCGGTTCGTCGATCATGCCGCAGAAGAAGAACCCCGACATCGCGGAGCTCGCGCGGGGCAAGTCGGGCCGGCTCATCGGCAACCTGACGGGCCTGCTGGCCACGCTGAAGGCCCTGCCGCTCGCCTACAACCGCGACCTCCAGGAGGACAAGGAGCCCGTCTTCGACTCCTGCGACCAGCTGGAGGTCCTGCTGCCCGCCTTCACCGGCATGATGGCCACCCTGACCGTCAACCGGGAGCGGATGGCGGAGCTGGCCCCGGCCGGCTTCTCGCTGGCGACCGACATCGCCGAGTGGCTGGTGAGGCAGGGCGTGCCCTTCCGCGTCGCCCACGAGGTGGCGGGGGCGTGCGTCAAGGAGTGCGAGCGCACCGGGATCGAGCTGGAGGAGCTGACCGACGAGCAGTTCGCCGCCATCTCCCCGCACCTGACGCCCGAGGTCCGCGGCGTCCTGAACGTGCCGGGCGCGCTCGCCTCCCGCAGCGGCCGGGGCGGCACCGCCCCGGAGGCCGTCGCGGCGCAGCTCGCCGAGGTGAAGGCCGATCTGGTGAAGCAGCGGGAGTGGGCGAGCGCCAAGGGGTGA